CGTggtatctatctatctatctttCTTTCCCTAGATTTTCTTATTATTCCCCCCTATCTCTCTCCCCCCTCGGCGTCCTCTTCTCTTCTCTCCCCATCGCCATCTGCGGTCCATTATTGGTCTCCTCCTCCTCGTTCTTGCCTGGTTTTTGGGGAAGGGGAGGGAGGCGGGGAGGGCGATTTGGCAGgaggaagacgaagaagaagaggaggaaagCTGTTGATTTTGGGGGACGGACGGCCGGACGGCAAGTTGGTGTGGTTGTTTTGCGTGTGGGCGTGGAGATGGACCCCAAGTTCCCCCCTCCCCCACCGCTAAACAAAGCGGAGCCCACCTCCGCGGCGacggccaccaccaccacctcctccccCTCCACCACGCCCGCCCAGCAGCACCAgcaccagcagcagcagctggaTCGCGAGCAGTACCACCACCCGCAGGAGCAGCAGCCGCCGCAGCACCAGCTGCAAATCCAGGTGCATCAGCAGCAGGAggatgggggcggcggcggcggggggaaggagcagcagcagcagcagcaggtggtggtggcggcggcgggggaccGGAGGGTGCAGGCGCTGGGGCCGAAGCGGAGCTCCAACAAGGACCGCCACACCAAGGTGGACGGCCGGGGGCGCCGGATCCGGATGCCGGCGCTCTGCGCGGCGCGGATCTTCCAGCTCACGCGCGAGCTCGGCCACAAGTCGGACGGCGAGACCGTGCAGTGGCTGCTGCAGCAGGCCGAGCCGGCCATCGTTGCCGCCACCGGCACGGGCACCATCCCGGCGTCCGCGCTCTCCTCCGTCGCGCCCTCGCTCCCCTCGCCCACCTCCGCGCTCGCCGGCCgcccgcaccaccaccaccacatgtGGGGCCCGCCGCCGGCGTCCGCGGGCTTCTCGCAGGCCGGCTTCATGAACTCCTCCGGCGCCGACGGCGGGGGCATCGGCGGCCTCATGCAGCGGATTGGCCTCCCCGCCGGGATCGAGCtgccgggcggcggcgcggggggcATGGGCGGCCACATCGGGTTCGCGCCAATGTTCGCCGGCCACGCCGCCGCGGCCATACCGGGGCTGGAGCTCGGCCTGTCGCAGGAGGGCCACATCGGGGTGCTCAGCCAGTTCTACCACCAGGTCGGCGGCGCCGGCGCCAGCGGGCAGCTGCAGCACCCGCACCcgcaccagcaccaccaccacgaacagcaccaccaccagcagcagcagcagcaggaggacgGGGAGGACGAGCGCGAGGACGGCGACTCCGAGGAGGAGTCCGGGCAGTAGCAGGCTGTTGTCCACTTGTTATCACCACAGCTGTCTCTGTTAATTTCTGCAGAAGGAGAAACAAAGGAAGGAGAGAAAACTGTATGCACGCAGCTATGGCGACGCTT
The Aegilops tauschii subsp. strangulata cultivar AL8/78 chromosome 3, Aet v6.0, whole genome shotgun sequence genome window above contains:
- the LOC109747185 gene encoding transcription factor TCP20, giving the protein MDPKFPPPPPLNKAEPTSAATATTTTSSPSTTPAQQHQHQQQQLDREQYHHPQEQQPPQHQLQIQVHQQQEDGGGGGGGKEQQQQQQVVVAAAGDRRVQALGPKRSSNKDRHTKVDGRGRRIRMPALCAARIFQLTRELGHKSDGETVQWLLQQAEPAIVAATGTGTIPASALSSVAPSLPSPTSALAGRPHHHHHMWGPPPASAGFSQAGFMNSSGADGGGIGGLMQRIGLPAGIELPGGGAGGMGGHIGFAPMFAGHAAAAIPGLELGLSQEGHIGVLSQFYHQVGGAGASGQLQHPHPHQHHHHEQHHHQQQQQQEDGEDEREDGDSEEESGQ